GGCCGAAGCCCTGCGGTCGCTGTTATAGTGCACGGCGCGGGCCACCACTTCCTTGCCAGTGCCCGATTCCCCGGAAATGAATACATTGGCGCTGGTCTGTGCAGCCTTGCGGATAAGCCCGTAAACGGCCTGCATCTCCGGACAGTTGCCGATGATCCCGAAGACGCTGAGTTCCTGGCCGCCTGCATGGGCGGCGCGCCTCCTGACCTGTTTTTCAAGAATCCGCCGGACCACGGCCAAGAGCTCCTCGCCGGTGAAAGGCTTGGCCAGGTACTCTCCGGCCCCGTCGCGCATGGCCTCCACGGCCCCGCTGATCGTCGGATAGCCCGTAATCATCATGATCTCGGTATCTTTGAAATTGTCCCGCACATACTTGATGAGCTCCAGCCCGTTTGCCCGAGGCATCTTGTAATCGGTGATGATCAGGTCCACGGGCGTCTCGTCCAGAAAGGCTCCGGCCTCCTCGACGCTGCCGCAGGTATGGACCACATATCCCGCCCCGGTCAGGTTGCGCGAGATGACTTCAAGGGTGGCGGGGCTGTCGTCCACGGCCAGAATTGTCGTAGCCTTGTCCTGCATGCTTTTTTCGTCCTTATTTGTCGTCGATGGCCGGATTCATTTCACGCACGCTCCCGCCGCATGGGAAGGTGATCTCGAAACGCGTGCCGCGGCCCGGTTCACTCTCCACTTCGATGACTCCTCCGTGGGCATGGACGATCCCGTGCACCACCGCAAGGCCAAGGCCCGTGCCCTGATCCACGTCCTTGGTTGTGAAGAACGGATTGAAAATCTGGCGCATGACTTCCGGGGTCATGCCCACTCCGCTGTCGCTGACCAGAAGGTAGACGTCATCCTTGAAAGACAGGGTTTCTATGGTCAAGACCCCGCCCCCGGGCATGGCGTGGATTCCGTTGACCACCAGATTGACGATGACCTGCTTCAGATGCTGCGGGTCGGCCATGATCGTCGGCAGGCCTTCGGCCAGGTTCATGCGCACCTCGACCTTGCCCCGGGATGCGCTCATCTCGATAAAATACAGGGAATCACGGATGACCTGATTCAAATCGATCAAGGTTTTTCGCAAAGGCACCTGACGACCGAAGATCATCAGCTTCTTGATCACCTCGCGGCTGTGCAGGGCCGCCTTGATGATGCTGTCCAGATCCTTCATGGCCTGCGCCGGAAGGCCCGGGGTCTGTTCGGCCAGCTGCGCGAACCCGAGGATATTGGCCAGGGGCTCGTTCAACTCATGCGCCACTCCGGCCGCGAACTGGCCGATCTTGGCCAGCCGGTCGGCGTGCTGCAATTGGCGTTCAAGATTCCTCTTGGTCGACAGGGCTTCGCGCTTGGCGATGATCCAGCCGACATGCTTGGCCAGGGCTCCAAGAAGTTCGGATTCGGTAGGCAAAAAGGCGTAGGCCGTTCCATCCTCGGCGCTGCCTGACAGGCTGACGCTGAGGTGCCCGCGCTTCACCCTCTGCACCACCACCTCCTGCTCCAGACGGCACGAGGCATCGGGCGCGAATTTCCCGCTGATCAGCACCTCGCCATCGAGGAGCAGCCGCACGCCCGTGGACTCGGGATGCTGAAACGAAGGGGGGATGATGGCCAGTATCTCGCGCAGAATGTCCGGCAGCTCACTGTCCATGTTCGAGACGATGCGATTCATGGCGTGCAGGCAGGACAACTCCTTGTTGAGGGCCACCAGCCGGCCGTGTTCGTGCAGCAGTTCATGCTGGCGCAGCACATGGGCCGTGACATCCTGGCCGACGCAAAGAACGCTGACCAGACTGTGATGGGAATCAAACAGAGGCTTCATGTTCCAGTCGATATACACCTTGCGGCCATCCCTGGCCATGAGAGAGCCTTTCATGAACGCGAGCGTCCCGGCCTCGACGATCCCGGCGAAAGTTTCCCGGGACATGTCAACGCGCTTGGCATCCACGCAAAGCTCAAACCAATCCCGACCGGCAATGGAGCCTATCTCGTAGCCGGAAAGCGCCTCGAAGCGCGAATTTCCATGGATGATCCGCCCGCCCTCGTCCAGGGTGACGACAATGCCGTGGCTGAGTTCCATGACGGTATTGTAATATTCGGAAAGATTCATAACCACTCCCGTACCTTGAGCCGGTCCACCTGGCAAAGGGCATTCGCCCGGCCCAAAAATTTCGGCGCGGCCCCCCTAAGAGGCCACGCCGAAAATGATGCCTTATGCAGGGCAAGCCCCTGCAGGCATTGCAAATCAATGACCGCTGATTTTCAGGCCCCATCCTTCGAAGATAAAGAGGATGCCGAAGCCATACCAAATGGTGTAAACGACATAGAAAACCAGGGAGAAGATGACGATTCCGGCCTTGTCCCTGATCTGCTCGGGTACCACGTTGTAGTAGTTATAGGCAGTCTCCACGACCTTGGAATTGATGTTGTAGGCGACCTTGGCTGCGGCGAACGCCTTCTGATCCGTCAACCCCTTGTCTAAACCGGCCAGGATCGTGTTCCAGTTGTAGAGTGCCTGACGGTCATCCTTGGATTCCAGGGCGGGATACTTGGCCTTCAAGGCGGCGCCATCGTTATGGTACATCTTGTCCGCGTCTTCAAGGCTGGCGCTGAGGATGGCAAAGTAGTCGCCACTCACGGTCAATTCCTTGCCCTGGGCGGATGCAGTGGCCCCTGCGGCGGTGATCAGCGCAACGCTGTCGGCGGCCTGTGTCTCGCTTTTCATCTTCATGGTCACGTTGATCTGGGTGCCGGACACGGTCTTGGCTTCTTCCTTCAGATTATCCACATAGTATGCAGAACCCTTGGAGATGGAATTGTACAGGTTGTCCAGATAGCCCATGGCGTTGTGCCCGTCGAAAATAGGCTGGAACATGGCGATAAGGACTATGAAGAAGGTTACGATCAGGACAAGTCCCCCGGTGAATTCCTTTTTGTTATGAATCATAAGATTAGTCCTCGTACTTCAGTGTCTTGATATTCTTGAAAAATGCTCCGAATACCCAGATGCCGAACAGGGAGATGACGATGAAGAACAGGTACATGCCCACCGTGTCCATGACCGAGGTGAAACCGGCCAGGGACTCGGGCAGATAGCCCATGGCGACCATCTTCTTGGGCAGGGCGAAGAAGCGGTTGACGAAACCGGCCATGACCGAAAGGGCGAAGAAGCCGCGAATGGTGATGCCGGGCACGACCTTGGTCACCAGGGCGCCGACCTGGATGCCGAGCAGGGAACCGAGCAGCATGCCCATGGCCAGGGTGTAGAAGATGAAGCCGTAGATGGCGTACTGGGTGATGGCGCCGTAACCAGCCGTGAACACGATCTGGAAGATGTCCGTGCCGACGGTGGTGAGCGAAGAGACGCCCAGGATGTAGACAAAAATGGGGAAGGTCAGGAAGCCGCCGCCAACGCCCATGATGCCCGCAGCCATGCCGACCAGCACGCCGGAGAGGACCAGAAAGATCCAGGAGATCTTGCGCCCGCCGGGAATGAGGCCCTGGTCGAAAGAGACCATGGGCGGCAAATTGACGGACTGCAGTTTCTTGGCGATGCCCGTCATGCCGGCGCCTTCGCTGGTGTCATGCGCGCCGCCCGACTGAACGGCCTTCTTGGCGCTCCAGTAGTCGTACATGCCGTAAAAACCCAGGAAGCCGAGCATGACCGTGTACACGGTGGTGATGAAGGCGTCGCTCAAAACCGGATTGATATTGTAGAGCGCACGGTTGATGCCCGCGCCCACTGTCGTGCCGATGATGGCGCCGATGAGAAAGACGAAAGCCAGGGGCACGGACACGTTGCCCATCTTGCGATGCAGGACGCTGCCCATGATGGCCTTGGCAAAAATGTGAAAGAGGTCCGTGCCGACGGCCAGGATGCCCTTGACGCCCGCGCTCATGAGTGCCGGGGCGATAATGAAGCCGCCGCCTGCGCCGATGCAGCCTGAAATGAGACCCGCACCCACGCCAATGAAAATCGACACAAAGAAAATATACAGGCTGTAAAAGGAAGGACTGTAGGCTTCTTTTCCGCCAATCACGCTCGGCAAAGCCTGGCCGATTTCATCGGCATAGGCCCATCCGCCAAGCACGGCAGGAATGAGCATGAGGCACAGCAGCCAGATCCGTTTCTTGTCGCCCATGATGATTCGGGCGTTTTCCACTTCCCACCGGGCAAAGGACCGCGAGCCCTCCACCATGAATGCTCCCCAATCTTTAAAGAATCCCATACGCGTTACCGCCTCCTCGTAATCTTGTGTATTCAGGACCATGTTCCCTGTGCAGGTGGCTTACTCCAACCCGCGCCTCTCACCCGCTTTCCTGCTCCGGGAACAGGCCTCCCGGATTTTGCCGACCAGGACATCAAGCTCCACCGGCTTCATCAGATAGTCGAACGCGCCCATGGCCATGCCCGAAATGGCGACTTCCATGTCGGCGTGCCCGGTCAGCATGAGCACCTGCACCTGCGGAAAACGCAACTTTATCTCCCGCAAGACCTGAATGCCGTCCATGCCGGGCATTCCTACATCAAGGACTACCACATCGGCGGGTTCCACCTCAAGCTCTTGCAACCCCTCCAGGCCGCTGCCGGCCTCCCGGACGAGAAAACCCCTTTTATGCAGGCGTTTGGCCATGGTGACCAGGAACTGCGTCTCGTCGTCGATAAGAAGAATGCTTTCAGCCATGAGCGCTCCATTTTGATCGCCGCTACGTTCGGCGACTGGCGATCTCCCGAACCCGTGCGTCGACGATCTTCTCTTCATGCCTGCGCTTTTTCTCCACCGCTTCCTTGACCTTTTCGACCAGCACATCGATGCTGCATGGCTTCATCAGATAATCCGAAGCCCCCAGCCGCATGCCGTCGATGGCCGATTCCACGGTGGCGTGTCCGGTCAGCATGATCACTTCCACCAGAGGAAATTGCTGCTTGATGAGCTGCAGCATCTCGATGCCGCTGCGTCCGGGCAGCTTCACGTCAAGGATGACAACCTCGATTTCGCCATGCAGCGCAAGCTTCTGCAAGGCCTCTTCGCCGCTGCCTGCGTGAAACACTTCCATGCTCCGCATGGTCAGGCGTTTCTTCATGATTTCGATGAACTGCGCATCGTCATCGACAAGCAAGATATTGGCGTCGGTCACTCAGCCCTCCTTGACGGGCCTGCCCGCTTGATCCGCAGGTAAGCCTTCTTCTGGTTCAAACACATAAAGCAACGCACATGCCAACGCGCGCCTGCTTTTGCGTGTGAACAAACAAGGCCGGACCTAGACAATTATTACAACTGGCTGATTTTATGGAAGGCTACAAAAAAGCACGACGAATGGGTTCGCCACTGAAGAGTGGGGGAAGAGACCATAACGTAATTTCAAGCCAACAACCGGGGCGTTTCGCCCCACGGGGACATTTCGCCCCAAAACGGAAATCCGGCAGCCAAATCATTTGAAATCATGGATGAAATATCGGCAGGGAGAAACGAGCGGGGCGTTTTGCCCCGTTCATGAATAGCGGAAACAACGAGCACGCGAAAAAACATCCGCCAGCCACAAAAATCCTGGCGGGGCTGATGAAAAAAACAGGGCTGGGGACAGCGGCGGGATGATCGTACTACGCTTGCGTCAGCGCCTTTTCCACGGCTTCGGCCACCTCTGCTCCGGTCAAGGGTTCGCCGGTTTCAAAAAGAGCGCGATGCACGTTGATTTCGCGCATGACCGCGATGTGATCGCGATCCACAAATCCCTTCCAGACATCCATGCACTTCTCAAGCTGCTCGCGCCGGGCATAGGCCAAGCCTAAATAAAGGCAGACCAGATAATCGCCGGGATGCTGCTTGACGACCATCAGCAACTGGTCCTTGGCCTGCACGTATTCACCCAGATGATAATGGCACATCCCCTGTCTGATCCGGGCCTCCTTGTGGGCGCGGTTTTCCTTGAGCACTTCCTTATACAGGTCGCGGGCGGCGCCATAGTCCTTGCGCACATAGGCCGCATCGGCGGCGCCGATATCAGCGCCGATGCCGGAAACAGGCTTGTCCCCACCCGACTCGCGCAGGCGGCGGGCCATGCCGAAAAGAAGGTCGCGTCTTGAGATCATGGAGTCCTCTTATTATTGTTATGATGCGATGAAAACATGCCGCGCCCAACCCGCCGCATCCACGGCAGTTGTTGACATTCCCCGGATTCCTTACCATGAAGAACCACTTTATTGTTCGCCATTCAACCGACAAAGTCCGAAATCTGTATTCCCGGAGGAGACAATGTTCAAGAGACTTCTCATCAACCTCGCCGTCCTGCTTCTTTGCGCCGCCCCGGCCCTGGCCCAGGAGGCCAAGACCTTCGCGGTGCTGCCCTTTGGGGTGCATGGACCGCAGGAGTATCAATATTTGAGCCAGGGCATTCAAAGCATGCTGACCACGCGTCTGACCTGGCCCGAAAATTTCACTCCTGTTGATGCCGGGGCAATCAAAAAGGCCGCAGCGAGCCTTCCCGCCGACGCAGCCTCCGCCGAAAAGATCCGCCAGACGCTGGGCGTGGATTATCTGGTCTGGGGATCTCTGACCGTCATGGGCCAGGAATGCAGCCTGGACGTCAACACCCTGGACCCGCAAGGCCAGAACATCCCCCGCCCGACGCAGTCGACCTTAAGCCAGGTCATCCCGAGCCTGGAAACCGTGGCGAAAGACATCAACTCCCAGGTCTTCGGCAAGCCCGAATCCGCCGTGGCCAAGGCCGAGCCCGTGGTCACGCCCATGAACGAAGCCCTTATCGTCAATGAAACCAAGGCAGGCACGGCCTACGCCAACCCGTCCCTCAAATATGAAGACACCGACACCTCCATGGGCCGCTGGCGCAGCCAGACACTGCCTTTCGCTTCACGCGGGATGGTGGTGTGTGATGGGGACGGGGACGGAAAGAACGAAATCTTCATGCTTACGGACAGCACGCTGATCGCTTACCAGTTAACCAACGGCGAAATGCGGCAAGTGGCAGAAGTGGATTTGCCCAAAAACCGCAACTATCTGCGTCTGAACAGCATCGACATCAACCGCGACGGGCGCCACGAGCTGGTCGTCGCCAGCGCCATCGACCAGAAGCCCTCTTCCTTGATAGCGGAATTCGACGGCAAACTCTCCATCGCCGAAGACAGTATCCCCTATTTTCTGGGCGTGCTGAACATGCCCCCATCCTTCATGCCGATGCTGGTCGGCCAGGGCGTGGGCAAAGCCAAGTACATGCAGAGCAGCATCCACCAGATGATCAAATCAGGCGGAAAATTCGAACTTGGCCCCACTATCAGCCTGCCGCAGGGCGGCAACGTCTTCAACGTGACATTCCTGCCTTTTGAAGACAGCCACCAGATCCTCATGATCGACGATTACGACCGTATGCGCGTGTTCAGTTCCACCGAATCGCTCCTGACCGTTACCGAAGAGACATATGCGGGGTCGAATCTCGGCGTCGAATACCACCCGGCTGCCCTTGGCCTGAAAGCGCCCGACGCGAAGCATTCCCCGCAATACACCGTCTACTTCCCATTGCGCGGCATCCCCTGCAACCTGGACAAGGACAACCGCTACGAGCTGATCATCAGCCGCAACATTTCCGTCTCGGCCCAAATGTTCTCCAACTATCGCGATTACCCGCAGGGTGAAATGCACAGCCTCTACTGGGACGGCGTGGGCATGAGCCTGGAGTGGAAAACTTCCCGCATCAAAGGGACCATCGCCGACTACGCCTTGGCCGACATGGACAACGACGGCATTCTTGATCTGGTGGTCAACATCAACTCGCACACCGGCATGACCGGCACGGCAAAGAAGAAGACCATGGTGGTGGCTTACCCCTTAGATCTCTCCCAAGCGAATGGGAAAGTTCAAAAAACTGAACAGTAAAAAAAATTTTACTTTTTAGCTTGAATCGCCCAAAAAAGGCTTGCTTTTTGGACTCGACTTACACTACCTACTTAGCAGGCGTCAGATGATTAGTTTTTTTCACAGCAAAAGGAGAAAGAACATGAAACGTTTTGCTCTCGTAGCCCTGGTCGCCGCCCTGCTGTTCAGCATGGTCACCAGCGCTTCCGCCACCGAACTGAAAGTTCGTGGCAACATCGACGTGTACGGTATGTGGTCCGCCAACCTGAAGGATTTCGATTCCGACAAGGCTGATGGCGACAACTACACCACCAACCAGCGCATGCGCACATACTTTGACTACGTAGCCAGTGAAAACCTCAAGGCCGTCCTTGGCCTGGAAATCGACAACGATTGGGGTGCTGACTCCGCTTCCGACTGGGGCACCGACGGCAAGGGCAACATCGAAGTGAAGCACGCCTACCTGGACTTCAACTTCCCTGACACCCAGGTCAACGTCAAAGCCGGTCTGCAGTACGTAGCCCTGCCCAGCATCTTCGGAAACCCCGTCTTCGAAGATGACGCTGCCGCCATCGTTGTCAGCGCTCCTGTCAACGATATGTTCGCAGTTGCTGTCGGCTACACCCGTGGCATTGATGGTAGCACCTCTTTCTCCGCCGGTGAAGGCGAAGACAAAGACGACAAGGACATGGCTTTTATCGCCGCCCCTGTCACCCTTGATGGCTTCAGCATCGCGCCTTACTTTGGCTATGCTTGGATCGGTGAAAATGTAGATAACACGGCTGCGTACTGGACCATCAACTCCACCGCTGATAACGTGTTGGTGCCCGCCAGCGAAGGGGATTTAACTGACGATGCAACCGTTTGGGTACTGGGCGCCAATGCCGAACTGACCATGTTCGATCCTCTGACCTTCGCCGCTGACCTGATCTATGGCGAGTTGGAAAACGACGATTACGAAACCAAGGGTTGGTACGGCGCTCTGGCCGCTTCCTACAAGATGGACATCATGACCGCCACCCTGTTCACCACCTACTTCTCCGGTGCTGACGAAGATGGCGACGAAGACAACTACCTGCCGACTCTGTCCGAAGGTTGGGGCCTGACTCCTTACATCGGCGGCGTTCGCGCTTTCAGCACCTCTTGGGATACCTTCTCCGGTATTGATGCCGACATGAACCTGGCTTCCTGGGTTGTCGGTCTGAAGCTCGCCAAGATCCAGTTCATCGACAAGCTGTCCCACGACCTGACCATCGCTTACGCCATGGGCACTAACGATGAAGATGCCACCAATGCTGACGGCGATCACTATGCCTTCGACGAAGAAGATTCCGCTTGGGAAGTGTACTTTGTCAACAAGTACATGATCTATGAAAACCTGGCCGCCATCAACGAACTGGGCTTTTTCGCCCCTGAGTTCGACGACGCCGAAGAAGACAATTCCTACTTCGCCACCGTCGGCTTCCAGTACAAGTTCTAATTCGGGTTTTCACACCTGACGCCTTGGGGCCGGAGACGCAAAACTCCGGCCCTTTTTTTTGCCATCAAGCCTGGCTCCGCCTGAGTTTCGCATCCCGATCTATCCAAAATAGACCTTTCCAGTCGCACGAATCACACGCAGCGCAGAGACGTGGATATTCATGTCTGCGAGGCTTCATCTAAGATGCCCCCCTGACCCAGCCAACTACATTAACGCAAGCGTAGAAAAGTATCCAACGCAGTAAGTACAAAAATGCGCATTTGAAAAAAATTAGCTTACGTATCCATCGTTTCACTTTTTTTACAGCCGAAGATCCAGACATTCGCAAAACATAGTCAGCAACGATACACCTGTTTTAACTAACTAGCACACCTACTTATTTTTTTCATAACTCCCTCTAAAAATACGACCATGTTTTTATAAAAAACTAACACTACTCCTAATTTCAAACACAGGAGCAAGCTGTACAGAGATGGAATGCGTTTTTCTGTCGGCTGTCAGATGTTTTTAAAAACACAAAGGTTAAAGGAGGAAGTTGTGAAAACACGTTTTATCTTGCACTGCGCGGCATCGATTGTGCTGTGCGCCGTCCTGGCTGCCAGCGCGTCGGCTACGGAACTGAAAGTTCGTGGCAACCTGGATGTCTACGGCATGTGGTCCACCAATCTTAAGGACCATAACTCCGAAGTCAGCGATGCCGACAACTACATGACCACCCAGCGCATGCGCACCTACTTCGACTATGTCGCCAACGAAAACCTCAAGGCCGTCCTGGGCCTGGAAATCGACAACGTCTGGGGCGACAATTTGGACAACGTCGGCGGCGACTGGGGCACAGATGGCAAGGGCAATATCGAAGTGAAGCACGCTTACATGGACTTCACCCTCCCGGAAAGCCAGGTCAACATCAAGGCCGGCCTCCAGTACGTGGCCCTACCCAGCGTCTTCGGCAACCCTGTTTTTGAAAATGATGCTGCCGCTCTGGTGGTCAGCGCACCCCTCACCGACATGCTTGGCTTGGCCGTCGGCTACTCACGTGGCGTAGATGGTAGTTATAACACCGCAAGCGCTGAGAGCAATTCTCCGCTTTACGGCGAGAATAAAGATGACGTCGATATGGCCTTCCTGCTCGCCCCCATCAAACTTGATGGGTTTGCCGTTAGTCCGTACGTCGCATATGCGTGGTTAGGTCAAAACACGCTGCATGCCGATCTGGATGGCGATGGCGTTTTCGACGTCATGGCTACCGATGACGCCACCGCGTTGGTCTTTGGCGCCAATGCTGAACTGACCATGTTCGACCCACTGACCTTTGCCGCCGACTTCATCTACGGCCAGTCAAACTGGCAATACGAAGATTCTGACATTGACTCCGACGGCTGGTATGCCGCCCTAGCAGCATCTTATAAATTTGACGTGCTGACCGCCACCCTGTTTACCACCTATGCTACTGGCTTTTCCGATGTATCTGACGACGACATTGGTGTTCTTCCAACTCTCGCAGAAGGCTGGGGCCTGAGCCCGTACATCGGCGGCGTGCGAGCTTTCAGCACGACATATGACTCTTTTGCCACAGACACCTTGGGTGTCGGCTCCGATGGCACGGGTCTTTGGACCATGGGCCTCGTGCTGGACAACATCTCCTTCGTGGACAAGCTGTCTCACACGCTGGTCCTTGCCTATGCCCAGGGCACTAGTGACGAAGACTCCATAGCCCTTTTCACCGAAGAGGATTCCGGTGTTGAGGCGTACCTGGTCAACAAATACATGATCTACGAAAACCTGGCCGCCATCAACGAACTGGGCTACTTCTCCGGCTCCAGCGAAGATCTGGAAGATCTCGACTACGACCTCGACGCTTCCTACTTCGCAACCCTCGGCTTTTCGTACAAGTTCTAGACCAGCTTTTTACATCTGACGCCATCTGGGCCGGAGACGCAAAACTCCGGCCCTTTTTCATTTGCGAGCGGCCTTCATGAGGGGTGAACCGTGCCGTCGGCGCTTCACGCCTGATGAAGGAATTGACTTTTGAGGGGTTCGGGGCATAGACTTTTTTGGATTCGCAAAGCGACTCCCTGGGAAAGGGGATGGATTTCGCGCCGTTGCCCGACATAGCCCGCCTTCGCGGGAATGACAGAGGTGTGGACGCCTTTTCTTGTCATTCCCGCGAAGGCGGGAATCCATGCCTTTATCCGTCAATCACCCCACAACGAACCCATGCGAGAGCATTCATGCCTTTGAGATTTCTTGAATATTCGTCACCCAATGACTGGACCGCCATCGCGTCCTGGATGGCGCGCCGTGATGCCGGCGAGGACAATGTCGAGCCTCTGGTGCGAGACATTCTGGCCCAGGTTCGTAAACGCGGCGACGAGGCCGTAGCGGAATACACCCGGCGCTTTGACTGCCCGTCGCTGAGCGCTGCTGGGCTGCCGGTGCCCAAGGCCGATATCAGCCGCGCCCTGGAACTGATACCCGCAGAGGACGCGGCCATCATCCGCGAAGCCGCCGCCAACATCCGCGATTTCCACCTGCGTCAGAAGCAGAACTCCTGGATCACCACCCCGGCCCCCGGCACCACACTGGGCCAACTCGTGCTGCCAGTGGACCGCGCCGGGCTCTACGTCCCCGGCGGTCAGGGCGGGGAGACGCCGCTCATTTCAAGCCTGCTCATGAACGCCATCCCGGCGCAGGTCGCAGGGGTGGGGGCCATCTGCGTGGTCAGTCCGCCGCGCAAGGACGGCACCCTCAACCCGTATATTCTGGCCACCGCCGCCATTCTCGGCATCGACACCATGTTCATGTGTGGTTCGGCATGGGCCATAGCGGCCCTGGCTTACGGCACGGAATCCATCCCACGGGTCGATGTCATCGCCGGTCCCGGCAACATCTTCGTGACCACAG
This DNA window, taken from Desulfomicrobium sp. ZS1, encodes the following:
- a CDS encoding ATP-binding protein, whose amino-acid sequence is MNLSEYYNTVMELSHGIVVTLDEGGRIIHGNSRFEALSGYEIGSIAGRDWFELCVDAKRVDMSRETFAGIVEAGTLAFMKGSLMARDGRKVYIDWNMKPLFDSHHSLVSVLCVGQDVTAHVLRQHELLHEHGRLVALNKELSCLHAMNRIVSNMDSELPDILREILAIIPPSFQHPESTGVRLLLDGEVLISGKFAPDASCRLEQEVVVQRVKRGHLSVSLSGSAEDGTAYAFLPTESELLGALAKHVGWIIAKREALSTKRNLERQLQHADRLAKIGQFAAGVAHELNEPLANILGFAQLAEQTPGLPAQAMKDLDSIIKAALHSREVIKKLMIFGRQVPLRKTLIDLNQVIRDSLYFIEMSASRGKVEVRMNLAEGLPTIMADPQHLKQVIVNLVVNGIHAMPGGGVLTIETLSFKDDVYLLVSDSGVGMTPEVMRQIFNPFFTTKDVDQGTGLGLAVVHGIVHAHGGVIEVESEPGRGTRFEITFPCGGSVREMNPAIDDK
- a CDS encoding sulfite exporter TauE/SafE family protein, which codes for MGFFKDWGAFMVEGSRSFARWEVENARIIMGDKKRIWLLCLMLIPAVLGGWAYADEIGQALPSVIGGKEAYSPSFYSLYIFFVSIFIGVGAGLISGCIGAGGGFIIAPALMSAGVKGILAVGTDLFHIFAKAIMGSVLHRKMGNVSVPLAFVFLIGAIIGTTVGAGINRALYNINPVLSDAFITTVYTVMLGFLGFYGMYDYWSAKKAVQSGGAHDTSEGAGMTGIAKKLQSVNLPPMVSFDQGLIPGGRKISWIFLVLSGVLVGMAAGIMGVGGGFLTFPIFVYILGVSSLTTVGTDIFQIVFTAGYGAITQYAIYGFIFYTLAMGMLLGSLLGIQVGALVTKVVPGITIRGFFALSVMAGFVNRFFALPKKMVAMGYLPESLAGFTSVMDTVGMYLFFIVISLFGIWVFGAFFKNIKTLKYED
- a CDS encoding response regulator, which gives rise to MAESILLIDDETQFLVTMAKRLHKRGFLVREAGSGLEGLQELEVEPADVVVLDVGMPGMDGIQVLREIKLRFPQVQVLMLTGHADMEVAISGMAMGAFDYLMKPVELDVLVGKIREACSRSRKAGERRGLE
- a CDS encoding response regulator, whose product is MTDANILLVDDDAQFIEIMKKRLTMRSMEVFHAGSGEEALQKLALHGEIEVVILDVKLPGRSGIEMLQLIKQQFPLVEVIMLTGHATVESAIDGMRLGASDYLMKPCSIDVLVEKVKEAVEKKRRHEEKIVDARVREIASRRT
- a CDS encoding tol-pal system YbgF family protein translates to MISRRDLLFGMARRLRESGGDKPVSGIGADIGAADAAYVRKDYGAARDLYKEVLKENRAHKEARIRQGMCHYHLGEYVQAKDQLLMVVKQHPGDYLVCLYLGLAYARREQLEKCMDVWKGFVDRDHIAVMREINVHRALFETGEPLTGAEVAEAVEKALTQA
- a CDS encoding FG-GAP-like repeat-containing protein, which encodes MFKRLLINLAVLLLCAAPALAQEAKTFAVLPFGVHGPQEYQYLSQGIQSMLTTRLTWPENFTPVDAGAIKKAAASLPADAASAEKIRQTLGVDYLVWGSLTVMGQECSLDVNTLDPQGQNIPRPTQSTLSQVIPSLETVAKDINSQVFGKPESAVAKAEPVVTPMNEALIVNETKAGTAYANPSLKYEDTDTSMGRWRSQTLPFASRGMVVCDGDGDGKNEIFMLTDSTLIAYQLTNGEMRQVAEVDLPKNRNYLRLNSIDINRDGRHELVVASAIDQKPSSLIAEFDGKLSIAEDSIPYFLGVLNMPPSFMPMLVGQGVGKAKYMQSSIHQMIKSGGKFELGPTISLPQGGNVFNVTFLPFEDSHQILMIDDYDRMRVFSSTESLLTVTEETYAGSNLGVEYHPAALGLKAPDAKHSPQYTVYFPLRGIPCNLDKDNRYELIISRNISVSAQMFSNYRDYPQGEMHSLYWDGVGMSLEWKTSRIKGTIADYALADMDNDGILDLVVNINSHTGMTGTAKKKTMVVAYPLDLSQANGKVQKTEQ
- a CDS encoding outer membrane homotrimeric porin → MKRFALVALVAALLFSMVTSASATELKVRGNIDVYGMWSANLKDFDSDKADGDNYTTNQRMRTYFDYVASENLKAVLGLEIDNDWGADSASDWGTDGKGNIEVKHAYLDFNFPDTQVNVKAGLQYVALPSIFGNPVFEDDAAAIVVSAPVNDMFAVAVGYTRGIDGSTSFSAGEGEDKDDKDMAFIAAPVTLDGFSIAPYFGYAWIGENVDNTAAYWTINSTADNVLVPASEGDLTDDATVWVLGANAELTMFDPLTFAADLIYGELENDDYETKGWYGALAASYKMDIMTATLFTTYFSGADEDGDEDNYLPTLSEGWGLTPYIGGVRAFSTSWDTFSGIDADMNLASWVVGLKLAKIQFIDKLSHDLTIAYAMGTNDEDATNADGDHYAFDEEDSAWEVYFVNKYMIYENLAAINELGFFAPEFDDAEEDNSYFATVGFQYKF
- a CDS encoding outer membrane homotrimeric porin, which codes for MRFSVGCQMFLKTQRLKEEVVKTRFILHCAASIVLCAVLAASASATELKVRGNLDVYGMWSTNLKDHNSEVSDADNYMTTQRMRTYFDYVANENLKAVLGLEIDNVWGDNLDNVGGDWGTDGKGNIEVKHAYMDFTLPESQVNIKAGLQYVALPSVFGNPVFENDAAALVVSAPLTDMLGLAVGYSRGVDGSYNTASAESNSPLYGENKDDVDMAFLLAPIKLDGFAVSPYVAYAWLGQNTLHADLDGDGVFDVMATDDATALVFGANAELTMFDPLTFAADFIYGQSNWQYEDSDIDSDGWYAALAASYKFDVLTATLFTTYATGFSDVSDDDIGVLPTLAEGWGLSPYIGGVRAFSTTYDSFATDTLGVGSDGTGLWTMGLVLDNISFVDKLSHTLVLAYAQGTSDEDSIALFTEEDSGVEAYLVNKYMIYENLAAINELGYFSGSSEDLEDLDYDLDASYFATLGFSYKF
- the hisD gene encoding histidinol dehydrogenase, which codes for MPLRFLEYSSPNDWTAIASWMARRDAGEDNVEPLVRDILAQVRKRGDEAVAEYTRRFDCPSLSAAGLPVPKADISRALELIPAEDAAIIREAAANIRDFHLRQKQNSWITTPAPGTTLGQLVLPVDRAGLYVPGGQGGETPLISSLLMNAIPAQVAGVGAICVVSPPRKDGTLNPYILATAAILGIDTMFMCGSAWAIAALAYGTESIPRVDVIAGPGNIFVTTAKRLLVGQVGIDMIAGPSEIAILADSTAKPKWLAADMLSQAEHDPLASSILISADTQLLEEVKKELAQQLPALPRQEIASKSLSEWSALIHVPDLEMGMDLINRLAPEHFELSVADPWALVGAVRNAGAVFMGHSTPEPVGDYFAGPNHVLPTLSTARFSSALSVDTFCKKTSLICTDQAYMNSHGSKVARLARLEGLEAHARSVEQRLENP